Part of the Anopheles gambiae chromosome 3, idAnoGambNW_F1_1, whole genome shotgun sequence genome is shown below.
CTCAAGCGCGCGTAGAGAATAattagagagagagtgagagaacgagagagaaaagggGTATCTTGACAATAAGATACAAGTGACAGGGAAGAGACAATAAGGCTTTTAGACCGTAAGATCGTTCGCGCACGTAGTTTAGATTCGCGCACTGCCCGTATTGCTAGAAATATGCACATTCTGTAAGCCGCGCTCTCTTAGAGGTAAAGTGCAAACAAGAGCTACATTTGTCTCTGTTCTCTACTAAATTAGCTAGCTTTACAGTTTCGAACGCGAATCTGTAAGATATtgcgcacaaaaacaaacacagcttCACTCTAAATATCCCAGTCACGGCACCAACTTCCCCGCGACAGTAGATTTACAAATGACTAACTTTCCAAGTACGACAACAAACTCCGTCACACAATTGCGACATACATTCATAATTAGCCGGCCACTCCACAGCGGCTTATTATTAGCCGCGCCACCCGTTCCGCACCCGCTGCTGGGCAATTCTGGAAGCaattgcgcttttttttatcacgCTCGTTGTTTCCTCAAGCGGAGAGATTTAattgcacagacacacactagTCGTACTCGTCGGCTGTgggagtgtatgtgtgggttggATAATGCTTTGTTTGGATTAGGAGTGCATCTACTCATTTCCGAATTAGTTTTAAATGCCATTCCTATGAAGTATATTTTCTTCAAATGTGCAATCGTTAATAGTTTGTCGAAAAGAACAAATCTTTCGGTGTTATTGCTTCCCTTTTTAATTAGAATCGATTGaataattttcttttaaaattcaaaactaCAGTAGAACGGACCCTTTTGGCCCTTCTGTTTGTGtttcacacaacaacaaaaatcccaGCCGCGCAATGCCTTTATCTTAGTATAATCTTATCAGTTAGAGAGTAACCGGGCTCGCGTGCGCTTTGTCGCGCTTTGTGTGGTGTGGTCTGTGGTGCTCTAACACTAAAACGCAGAAACATAGTTTTATCCGATTCGAACCTTTTTCGACGCGAAAAAAAAGCCATACCGTACAAAGGGAAGGTGCGTTTCCGTTTTCCTGCAGTGCACttcaagtgtgtgtgtcagtgtccTTAAGAAGAAATGTGTGCCTTTCAATGGAAACTTTCAAGCGGAGCGGCGGGAAGGAGTGGTGGTAAGGTGGTTAGAGTTTGTAGGgacaaaagaaaaggaaaaaaaacaggagagaaaaagagacacGTGTTCCGTAGACATAATAGTGCCCGCTGAGGAGGTTACCGCTCACTGGTGCTGTATAGACAAGTGCTCTGTTCTTATATTGCCAGTACTCGAACCGAAATTGATAAGGGCGGCGGCACAGCACACAGTGTTTAGGGGGCCGCAGACGCGCACAGTCACGAACTTGACACACCTGCAACGGTGGCAACGGCCAAGGCCAGCAGCGTAGACAGAAGTAGATAGGTTTTGAGCTAgacaagaaacacaaaaaaaaaattgacgaAAAACGAACCACAAAACACGCAATAAAGCTAGTTTACTCTTACCTCACCTTACCTCTCCTGCTACGTCTTCTCCTGGAAAATCATGCTCTGGCCGTTGATGTTTTACTGTTCGAATGAAATTCCATGACACGCGTGCCTGTGAGTACgaagaaatgatgaaaatgttgcGTGCTCGAAAGTCGTCCGTCGCGtccaacggtggtggtggtggtgttggtagaAAGTCAAAAGGTTTAAGCGTCGAAAGCGTTAGCGTTTAAGCGTTCATTCACTCTCCGCTGTGCACTTTGTTTCACCGTACACTAAcgcaaactctctctctctctctctcttcttctcttccccAACAAACAACAGATGACACGGCCTCAACCTACTACGAAGATTACGATCCGTTCGACTACATCTACTCCGGCGGCACACAGTACTCCGATCCCGTGTACGACGCCGTCGTCAATCGCTCCCTGTCGGACAAAACGGGCACACCACTGTCACCGCCTGCGTCGCTGTACGGTGCGGTCGGtgtgctgccgccaccgcccggTACACCCGGCGGCAGCTGTACGTACGGGTGGGTAAACGCACCGGTCGAAGCGTCCTCCAGCTCCTCCACCCAGTCACCGGTGGGCGGTGGAGATGGGGAGCCACCGCCACTGCCACCGCGCAACTcgaccgccgccgccgccgggtACAGCCACACGATGCTGCGCGGCATTCCGGCGGGCCAGGCGGACGAGCAGTCGAACTACGAGATCATGCAGCGGAAGCTCGCCCCGGCCAGCGGCGTGGAGCGGCGGGCTACACCGTACAAGCTGTACGAGAACGTGGTGATTGCCAAGAGCTACGACAAGGAATTGATCGCTTTCTACAGCATGGTGAAGCAGTTGAGAGGTAGGTTTgctgttatttttattatttaatgttgaatagtgatgggaaaaaatgaaattctcgtcggaattgattccagaatcaagtgatgggaaaaaatgaaattctcgtcggaattgattccagaatcagaatcggctccggaattggaatcggctccggagtcggaatctgctctgaaatcggaatcgactccggaaacggaatcgagtccggaatcagctccggaatcgagtCCGGAATcagcttcggaatcggctccggattcggCTCTGGAATCAGTTCCGGATTCGGCTCTGGAATTAGTTCCGGATTCGACTCTGGAATCAGTTCCGGAttcggcttcggaatcagTTCCGAAATGAAATCCAGAAGCAGCTCCGAAGTCAACCgcagaattggctccggaatcgacttcaaatcggatccggaatcggttccgaattCACagccggaatcgactccggaatcggctccggattcagattcggaatcagctccggaatcagatccggaatcgactccggaatcgactacGGCATCGGCTTTGGAATCTACTCCGGAATCGTAATTGACTgcggaatcgatttcagcatcggaatcggctccgaaatcgactccgaatacggaatcggaatcgagtaggtccgattccgagctcccaccattAATGTTGAAGTTTGTCCTTAAagtgttttcttccttctttttcttcagcCCAATATCGGCACGACGATGAAGCCACCAACGTGGGACATATTGTCGCAGCGGAGATCGAGAATCGGTACGTGGAGGGCACGAgcatcaagctgttggtgcATCCGGCCCTCGACTGCTTTGCCGGTGGGGAACAAACCAAGGGACAGATCGATGGCTACGGTCCACCGATACCATTTACCTGTGATAGTAAGTGCCGCTGCTCTCTTTGAATCATTAATCAACTCCTACTAAACGTGGCCTTCTATccattcctctctctctcaagtAACGACTACGGTTGAGCACGTGATTGCCCAGGTGTACTGTGCGCTTGAGGGCCAGATACGTAACACGGTGAGCGATTACGCGCTGAAAGCGATCGGCATACAGGAAATCCTGTGCGTGCGCTCGCGCCTCAACCAGCTCCAGTGCGTGCACGACAGCATCAAGCTCGAGCACGACGTGCAGCTGGGCTTTGTGGCGAAAACGGCGCGCACGATGCGGGTGATCGCCCGTACCGCCCAGGACGATGGGCGCGACGCGGACATGCGGCTGGAGCATCTGCTGCCGAAGGAAACGTCGCACGCGATCGGGTACGACGATCTGATGATACTGCTCGAGACGCTCGAGGCGGAAATCGACAAGCTGCAGTCGTCGGCGGACGATGGCCCATCGGGCCGCACCATACTGACCTGCTCCGGGGTGATACAGGCGGTGAAGGCGATCTGCAATCTGCTCGGCCCGCTCGATACGCTCGAGATTGCAAAGTCGATCGAGGATTTGAGGGCTTGCTGCGATCAGGGCCAGACGGTGTACAGCTACCGGGACAGTGTGGCGAGCGACGAAGCGTACAGCAACGGCAGTTTGGCGATCGTGTCGGAGAGCGGGGACTATGCGGAGGTGAAGCTGCGGCCGCGCACGGTCGCCGAGCAGATCCGCTACCGGTGCAACGAGGTGCGGCACGCCATTCAGAGCTTGCTGGAGATTTACGCGCAAGCTTTCCGGGTGAACTTTAGCGTGAACGTGCCGGAGTACAATGCGAACCCGATCTCGATCTGTAACATCTCGCAGGCGGTGATGGTGAACGTGTCGTGTCTGCACCGGCCCCCGCTGCACTGGCGGCACGACGAGTACAATCTGGGCGTGCAGATCTATCACGGCGCGCGGTACATTAGTGAGCCGTACGTGGTGCAGTGCTCGAACGAGCTGTCGGGGATTTATCCGCGGCTCACGTTCAACTCGTGGATCATGTTCCGCAATCCGGTGTGTACGTTGCCGCGCGAAGCTCGGCTCGTGGTGGTACTGTACGGGTGTGTGCGGGAACCGGTCGACGGTGGTGGTACGAGCGATGGAGGTGGAGCTTCAGGTGGAGCCAGTGGTGGCGCGTCAGGAGGAGCAGCGCCGGGTGTGAACGATCCGGGTGGGTCAGAAGGGCGCATGACCAAGGTGGAGCTGGGCTGGAGCTCGCTGCAGTTTTTCGACTTCGAACGTAAAATGGTACAGGGCTCGTATCTGCTGCCGATGTGGCCCCCGACGACGGATAAATTCTTCGGACCGGCACCGTCCAAGGGCACGTACCCGATCGGGGGCAGCTTCCCGATACTGAGCATCGAGATACCGAGCTACGGTGGAGCGGTAGTGTTCCCCGAACCCATACGCAACCTGCCCCCGGTGGTGCAGCTCGACTTTGCCAGCCTCGATCGCAACCTGCAGCAGGAACTGATCGATACGGCCGAGCAGGGCTACTCGCCGGACAAGCTGGAGAAGCGCGAGGTGCTGTGGGAGAAGCGCCACTATCTGCATCGGTTCCCGCACGCCCTGCCGAAGATACTGCACGCGGCCCACAGCTGGGACTATGCCTGTCTGTCCGATCTGCACGCGCTGATCAAATCCTGGACGGCGCTCAGTCCCGTGCAGGCGCTGGAGCTGCTGTTGCCGCGCTACCCGGACCTGGAGGTGCGCCGCCAGGCGGTGGAATGGATCGCCGCCATGCCGAACGATGAGTTCGTCGACTATCTGCCCCAGCTGCTGCAGGCCCTCAAGCACGACACGTACGAAGGTTCGCCGCtagcgatgctgctgctgcgcaaaTCGCTCGAATCGCCCCGCATCGCGCACCATCTGTACTGGCTGTTGCTGCACAGCTTGCCGGGCGAAGCGCCCCAAAACATGATCGACGCACAGGAGACGGCCTGCGATGCGGTGCTGATGAATCAGGCCCGCTACCATCGGCGCAATCAGCTGATGCTGCGCGCGCTGCTAGCGATCTGCGGCGAGAAGCTAACGGGCCGCTTCCTCTCCCAGAACATGATGTGCAAGCGGCTGGGCGAGGTGGCACAGAGCGTGAAGCTGGCGAAGGATTCGCACCGGCTGCAGGTGCTGAAGCAGGGCCTGGAGTCGGTCAACCAGCTGCTGATCGATGGGCCGACCGTGCTGCCGCTCGAGCCGGGCGCCGAGGTGACGGGCGTGATCGTGCGCAGCTGCAACTACTTCAACTCGAACACGCTGCCGCTGAAGATCAACTTTGCCGGGCCGGACCGGGTAGTGGTGCCGGCCATCTTCAAGGCCGGGGACGACCTGCAGCAGGACGCACTGACCATCCAGATGGTGCGCATCATGGACAAGATGTGGTTGCGCGAGGGGCTCGACCTGAAGATGGTCACGTTCAACTGTGTGCCGACCGCGTACAAGAAGGGCATGATCGAGCTGGTGTCCGAGTCGGAAACGCTGCGCAAGATACAGGTCGAGTGGGGCGTGACCGGGTCGTTCAAGGACAAATCGATCGCGGAGTGGCTGGCGAAGCAGAACCCGAGCCAGCTCGAGTACCAGCGGGCGGTGGAGAACTTTACGCGCTCGTGCGCAGGGTACTCGGTCGCGACCTACATACTCGGCATTTGTGATAGGCATAACGATAACATTATGCTCAAAACGTCCGGACATTTGTTTCACATCGATTTCGGCAAGTTTCTCGGTGATGCGCAGATGTTCGGTAACTTTAAACGGTAAGCAGCAGAGACGTTTTATGTCGTTCAtatacaggggttttcaactcactttcgaatgtgctcATCATTATTAATcgcctccaagatgtttttgaACATCTGTGAAATGATATATTTGCATTACAGAGGCTTTTACAGTCACTCTTCAATCTGAACAGCAGTTTTCACTGCTAgtaagatgtttttcaacagctgtcacctgttttatttgcatcacaataacatttcaattcttacacatgattttctaAAAACATCACAACAGTTTACAAGGCTAACTCCAgtatgtgttttgttgaaaatcatgcggAAGAACTGATAAATTATCgtgatgcaaatacaacatttgacagctgttgaaaaacatctcacaAGCAATGGAACATGTTGTTGACATTGTAAATTGACTCGGAAAACCCTGTTTtataaaatttcaattcctacacatgattttcaacacgtcacaaacatctgtcaaactcaattcaACTTGAgacatgttgaaaatcatctgAAAGAACTAAAAATTATTGTGACgtaaatacaacatttgataGCTGGTTAAGGAAAACATTTCATAAGCAATGAGAAATGTTGTAGAAATTGTCTCTGAAACCCCTGTAACTCCCGCCTAACTCATTTCTGCTCTCTTCCAGTGATCGAACGCCATTCGTGCTGACGTCCGACATGGCGTATGTGATAAACGGTGGCGATCGCCCATCGGCCAAGTTCCACCAGTTCGTCGACCTGTGCTGCACCGCGTTCAACATCGTCCGGCGGCACAGcgatctgctgctgcacatgTTCGCGCTGATGGCGACGTCCGGCATACCGGGCGTCACGGTCGAGGCGGTCAACTACGTGCGCAACGCGCTGCTGCCCGGCCAGTCGAACCCGGAGGCGGCGGCCACGTTTGCGAAGATGATACACATCTCGCTCAAGTCGTGGTTTACGCAGTTTAACTTCTTCCTGCACAACATTGCGCAGATGAAGTTTTCCGCCGAATCGGGCGACGGCGAGCTGCTGAGCTTTATACCGCGCGTTTACACGTAAGTTCGGGGTGTAATTCCAATTACCTTAAGACGCTTTAGTGTTTTGTTACGTCTCGTTGTACTAAAGGATGGCCCAGGACGGACGATTGAAGACGGTTTACGTGCACGGGTATCAGAAGCGATACGACCAGGAAAAGTATTACACGTACATTCTGCGGGTGGAGCGACAGCATCAGCCGGACGCCGCCTATCTATTCCGCTCGTACAAAGAGTTTTGCGAGTTTCACCAGAAGCTCTGCATGCACTTTCCGCTAGCCAAGCTGCATAGGTAAGTGTCGTACGTAAGCCTTAATCATTCGAACGTTGAAAAAAACGGGACAAACAGCGACCTGCGACaacgtttgttttggttttgataCAGTATCAGCATGTATCAGACAACAGACCAGATGATATCAGAGAGGGCTTTTACTGATAATTCGATAAAAACCGTTTAAGTATCTTGCTTATGACTCACACGTGGATGAGTCAGTTTGTTGTGGTCGTTCTATAACTCATGCAACCAAACGCTAATcacataattaattaatctagttaccaattccaattccaagATAATCCTTTTTATTCGTCACACTCGCTCGTTACACTCTAAGCGGAAGTTTCCGACGCGTTTGAGTCACTGGCACGTGCCCTTGGTGGTGGAATTTGTACTGCCGGCGCGTCCTGCTGCCTGCCGCTGCTTTCCAGCTGTGCGTGAGCCCGCTGGTTTCGCATGCCTCGAAGCGTCCGGGGCTGTGCGATCGGTTCGGGCAGGTTGCGCGGTGACGGCACAGCTGCCACCGGCTGCACCATGCCACTCCGCAGTGAGGCGGGAGCATTCCGTAGCACCTCGGGGTCGATCTGTGTTTGTGCGGCCACCGTTTGATTGATGCTGGAGCGGTGCTTCTGCACAAAGTCCCAGTTGAAGTCATCGTCTgagtcggaatcggattcgTGGTCGTTTCCGTTCGTAATTTTCAAGGAAGTTTCTGGACGCGCCGGAGGTTCTTGCTTTCGTTCTGGCGGTGTGACAGGTGGCGAGGGTTCCGGAGCATCTTTCAGGGTAGTCGCTCGGATGGAGCGCGGTGGAGGGGTTGGGATCGCTGTGATTATTTCGTTGGAAAACTCAACCATGCTGGATGTGGCCTCAACAGGGATctgtggcggtggtggagctCGTTTCTTGAGGATTGATTTGGGCTGGGGAGGAGATGTTGGCGGTGGTGGGCTGGATGCGGCGGTGTTGACCTGTAGCACCGGTTTTCGCTGTGGCGGAGGTGAGGGAGAGCTTGCAGATGATAGCGAACCAGTCGTGCTAGATCTCAGCGAGTCAGGTGGCGTAGAGTTGCGAAGCTTTACACGCTCAAATATCACGCCATCATCTTGCGGACTCTTCTCCGCAGGTTCTCGATTAGGTAGAGGGGATGATGTTTCAGGTCTTGTCGAGATGTTGGACCGTTCCGAACCAGGACTGATCGGTTTGCGAGCTTTCACTCGCTCGAAGATGGCTTCGAATGAGTCATAGATTGGTTCCTCGAACGGTTCCTCAGCAGCGAGCGGCACTATGTATTCGGGCTCTGTGCTAACTTCT
Proteins encoded:
- the LOC4577553 gene encoding phosphatidylinositol 4-phosphate 3-kinase C2 domain-containing subunit beta isoform X3 encodes the protein MKFHDTRACEYEEMMKMLRARKSSVASNGGGGGVGRKSKDDTASTYYEDYDPFDYIYSGGTQYSDPVYDAVVNRSLSDKTGTPLSPPASLYGAVGVLPPPPGTPGGSCTYGWVNAPVEASSSSSTQSPVGGGDGEPPPLPPRNSTAAAAGYSHTMLRGIPAGQADEQSNYEIMQRKLAPASGVERRATPYKLYENVVIAKSYDKELIAFYSMVKQLRAQYRHDDEATNVGHIVAAEIENRYVEGTSIKLLVHPALDCFAGGEQTKGQIDGYGPPIPFTCDITTTVEHVIAQVYCALEGQIRNTVSDYALKAIGIQEILCVRSRLNQLQCVHDSIKLEHDVQLGFVAKTARTMRVIARTAQDDGRDADMRLEHLLPKETSHAIGYDDLMILLETLEAEIDKLQSSADDGPSGRTILTCSGVIQAVKAICNLLGPLDTLEIAKSIEDLRACCDQGQTVYSYRDSVASDEAYSNGSLAIVSESGDYAEVKLRPRTVAEQIRYRCNEVRHAIQSLLEIYAQAFRVNFSVNVPEYNANPISICNISQAVMVNVSCLHRPPLHWRHDEYNLGVQIYHGARYISEPYVVQCSNELSGIYPRLTFNSWIMFRNPVCTLPREARLVVVLYGCVREPVDGGGTSDGGGASGGASGGASGGAAPGVNDPGGSEGRMTKVELGWSSLQFFDFERKMVQGSYLLPMWPPTTDKFFGPAPSKGTYPIGGSFPILSIEIPSYGGAVVFPEPIRNLPPVVQLDFASLDRNLQQELIDTAEQGYSPDKLEKREVLWEKRHYLHRFPHALPKILHAAHSWDYACLSDLHALIKSWTALSPVQALELLLPRYPDLEVRRQAVEWIAAMPNDEFVDYLPQLLQALKHDTYEGSPLAMLLLRKSLESPRIAHHLYWLLLHSLPGEAPQNMIDAQETACDAVLMNQARYHRRNQLMLRALLAICGEKLTGRFLSQNMMCKRLGEVAQSVKLAKDSHRLQVLKQGLESVNQLLIDGPTVLPLEPGAEVTGVIVRSCNYFNSNTLPLKINFAGPDRVVVPAIFKAGDDLQQDALTIQMVRIMDKMWLREGLDLKMVTFNCVPTAYKKGMIELVSESETLRKIQVEWGVTGSFKDKSIAEWLAKQNPSQLEYQRAVENFTRSCAGYSVATYILGICDRHNDNIMLKTSGHLFHIDFGKFLGDAQMFGNFKRDRTPFVLTSDMAYVINGGDRPSAKFHQFVDLCCTAFNIVRRHSDLLLHMFALMATSGIPGVTVEAVNYVRNALLPGQSNPEAAATFAKMIHISLKSWFTQFNFFLHNIAQMKFSAESGDGELLSFIPRVYTMAQDGRLKTVYVHGYQKRYDQEKYYTYILRVERQHQPDAAYLFRSYKEFCEFHQKLCMHFPLAKLHSLPSGIHVGRSNVKVVAERRLPEIRQFLISLFNSADEIAHSDLVYTFFHPLLRDQQEADISSAKVKGIPAAMEDGQPPQVGGKIKISMQYHRDTLIVMIHHVVALPNTPGGQPPNTYVKVYLKPDSSKATKRKTKVVRKNCNPSFMETVSGTLPVQRYAARVHPQSLFNLQLEYRLPLEFIQKKVLQVTIWSHDSLQENAFLGGIELPLAEIDLRRETIQWHQLGYLTRV
- the LOC4577553 gene encoding phosphatidylinositol 4-phosphate 3-kinase C2 domain-containing subunit beta isoform X1; translation: MATNPNDLEFEKKYLADIERAMALSLETLELEKIRARQRQMTPELANDPKAVSQTLEEYRAYLQRRVACGTGKVAAAPASGAGTSGSTLEPPPGPGGPAVRRHSDSRNPGIQGPPARGKDEADLISFSAVPKPPDPKEEARNNLKELVEQMHRLNTQAPPPQPPVGQYEQGFKTQRSLSMSAASYGFHQAAYQPVGVPGQAHLQGPYNAAAMQLVPYSSQAAKPKPLTPDELHRLYNSPPMYAVATAGGPAAMVVPPAYPGTVAYGGVPAYGTVPTMANYGPAHQAPLPQQSAGAAPFGVGGTPGTPLYPALQQTTGMNGTTGSTTSTSSSTVANPETALVHVPKLGAAGRSYSQPQAVLASALRRQASPARGEQPAVVMRPKSDPANGGAGPSQQQRLGAKGTDLIDLGFEDNPRVSVLEAFDPLLCGNRSSSGSSGDDDKDDTASTYYEDYDPFDYIYSGGTQYSDPVYDAVVNRSLSDKTGTPLSPPASLYGAVGVLPPPPGTPGGSCTYGWVNAPVEASSSSSTQSPVGGGDGEPPPLPPRNSTAAAAGYSHTMLRGIPAGQADEQSNYEIMQRKLAPASGVERRATPYKLYENVVIAKSYDKELIAFYSMVKQLRAQYRHDDEATNVGHIVAAEIENRYVEGTSIKLLVHPALDCFAGGEQTKGQIDGYGPPIPFTCDITTTVEHVIAQVYCALEGQIRNTVSDYALKAIGIQEILCVRSRLNQLQCVHDSIKLEHDVQLGFVAKTARTMRVIARTAQDDGRDADMRLEHLLPKETSHAIGYDDLMILLETLEAEIDKLQSSADDGPSGRTILTCSGVIQAVKAICNLLGPLDTLEIAKSIEDLRACCDQGQTVYSYRDSVASDEAYSNGSLAIVSESGDYAEVKLRPRTVAEQIRYRCNEVRHAIQSLLEIYAQAFRVNFSVNVPEYNANPISICNISQAVMVNVSCLHRPPLHWRHDEYNLGVQIYHGARYISEPYVVQCSNELSGIYPRLTFNSWIMFRNPVCTLPREARLVVVLYGCVREPVDGGGTSDGGGASGGASGGASGGAAPGVNDPGGSEGRMTKVELGWSSLQFFDFERKMVQGSYLLPMWPPTTDKFFGPAPSKGTYPIGGSFPILSIEIPSYGGAVVFPEPIRNLPPVVQLDFASLDRNLQQELIDTAEQGYSPDKLEKREVLWEKRHYLHRFPHALPKILHAAHSWDYACLSDLHALIKSWTALSPVQALELLLPRYPDLEVRRQAVEWIAAMPNDEFVDYLPQLLQALKHDTYEGSPLAMLLLRKSLESPRIAHHLYWLLLHSLPGEAPQNMIDAQETACDAVLMNQARYHRRNQLMLRALLAICGEKLTGRFLSQNMMCKRLGEVAQSVKLAKDSHRLQVLKQGLESVNQLLIDGPTVLPLEPGAEVTGVIVRSCNYFNSNTLPLKINFAGPDRVVVPAIFKAGDDLQQDALTIQMVRIMDKMWLREGLDLKMVTFNCVPTAYKKGMIELVSESETLRKIQVEWGVTGSFKDKSIAEWLAKQNPSQLEYQRAVENFTRSCAGYSVATYILGICDRHNDNIMLKTSGHLFHIDFGKFLGDAQMFGNFKRDRTPFVLTSDMAYVINGGDRPSAKFHQFVDLCCTAFNIVRRHSDLLLHMFALMATSGIPGVTVEAVNYVRNALLPGQSNPEAAATFAKMIHISLKSWFTQFNFFLHNIAQMKFSAESGDGELLSFIPRVYTMAQDGRLKTVYVHGYQKRYDQEKYYTYILRVERQHQPDAAYLFRSYKEFCEFHQKLCMHFPLAKLHSLPSGIHVGRSNVKVVAERRLPEIRQFLISLFNSADEIAHSDLVYTFFHPLLRDQQEADISSAKVKGIPAAMEDGQPPQVGGKIKISMQYHRDTLIVMIHHVVALPNTPGGQPPNTYVKVYLKPDSSKATKRKTKVVRKNCNPSFMETVSGTLPVQRYAARVHPQSLFNLQLEYRLPLEFIQKKVLQVTIWSHDSLQENAFLGGIELPLAEIDLRRETIQWHQLGYLTRV
- the LOC4577553 gene encoding phosphatidylinositol 4-phosphate 3-kinase C2 domain-containing subunit beta isoform X2, which codes for MATNPNDLEFEKKYLADIERAMALSLETLELEKIRARQRQMTPELANDPKAVSQTLEEYRAYLQRRVACGTGKVAAAPASGAGTSGSTLEPPPGPGGPAVRRHSDSRNPGIQGPPARGKDEADLISFSAVPKPPDPKEEARNNLKELVEQMHRLNTQAPPPQPPVGQYEQGFKTQRSLSMSAASYGFHQAAYQPVGVPGQAHLQGPYNAAAMQLVPYSSQAAKPKPLTPDELHRLYNSPPMYAVATAGGPAAMVVPPAYPGTVAYGGVPAYGTVPTMANYGPAHQAPLPQQSAGAAPFGVGGTPGTPLYPALQQTTGMNGTTGSTTSTSSSTVANPETALVHVPKLGAAGRSYSQPQAVLASALRRQASPARGEQPAVVMRPKSDPANGGAGPSQQQRLGAKGTDLIDLGFEDNPRVSVLEAFDPLLCGNRSSSGSSGDDDKDDTASTYYEDYDPFDYIYSGGTQYSDPVYDAVVNRSLSDKTGTPLSPPASLYGAVGVLPPPPGTPGGSCTYGWVNAPVEASSSSSTQSPVGGGDGEPPPLPPRNSTAAAAGYSHTMLRGIPAGQADEQSNYEIMQRKLAPASGVERRATPYKLYENVVIAKSYDKELIAFYSMVKQLRAQYRHDDEATNVGHIVAAEIENRYVEGTSIKLLVHPALDCFAGGEQTKGQIDGYGPPIPFTCDITTTVEHVIAQVYCALEGQIRNTVSDYALKAIGIQEILCVRSRLNQLQCVHDSIKLEHDVQLGFVAKTARTMRVIARTAQDDGRDADMRLEHLLPKETSHAIGYDDLMILLETLEAEIDKLQSSADDGPSGRTILTCSGVIQAVKAICNLLGPLDTLEIAKSIEDLRACCDQGQTVYSYRDSVASDEAYSNGSLAIVSESGDYAEVKLRPRTVAEQIRYRCNEVRHAIQSLLEIYAQAFRVNFSVNVPEYNANPISICNISQAVMVNVSCLHRPPLHWRHDEYNLGVQIYHGARYISEPYVVQCSNELSGIYPRLTFNSWIMFRNPVCTLPREARLVVVLYGCVREPVDGGGTSDGGGASGGASGGASGGAAPGVNDPGGSEGRMTKVELGWSSLQFFDFERKMVQGSYLLPMWPPTTDKFFGPAPSKGTYPIGGSFPILSIEIPSYGGAVVFPEPIRNLPPVVQLDFASLDRNLQQELIDTAEQGYSPDKLEKREVLWEKRHYLHRFPHALPKILHAAHSWDYACLSDLHALIKSWTALSPVQALELLLPRYPDLEVRRQAVEWIAAMPNDEFVDYLPQLLQALKHDTYEGSPLAMLLLRKSLESPRIAHHLYWLLLHSLPGEAPQNMIDAQETACDAVLMNQARYHRRNQLMLRALLAICGEKLTGRFLSQNMMCKRLGEVAQSVKLAKDSHRLQVLKQGLESVNQLLIDGPTVLPLEPGAEVTGVIVRSCNYFNSNTLPLKINFAGPDRVVVPAIFKAGDDLQQDALTIQMVRIMDKMWLREGLDLKMVTFNCVPTAYKKGMIELVSESETLRKIQVEWGVTGSFKDKSIAEWLAKQNPSQLEYQRAVENFTRSCAGYSVATYILGICDRHNDNIMLKTSGHLFHIDFGKFLGDAQMFGNFKRDRTPFVLTSDMAYVINGGDRPSAKFHQFVDLCCTAFNIVRRHSDLLLHMFALMATSGIPGVTVEAVNYVRNALLPGQSNPEAAATFAKMIHISLKSWFTQFNFFLHNIAQMKFSAESGDGELLSFIPRVYTMAQDGRLKTVYVHGYQKRYDQEKYYTYILRVERQHQPDAAYLFRSYKEFCEFHQKLCMHFPLAKLHSLPSGIHVGRSNVKVVAERRLPEIRQFLISLFNSADEIAHSDLVYTFFHPLLRDQQEADISSAKVKGIPAAMEDGQPPQVGGKIKISMQYHRDTLIVMIHHVVALPNTPGGQPPNTYVKVYLKPDSSKATKRKTKVVRKNCNPSFMETLEYRLPLEFIQKKVLQVTIWSHDSLQENAFLGGIELPLAEIDLRRETIQWHQLGYLTRV
- the LOC5668039 gene encoding uncharacterized protein LOC5668039; its protein translation is MGLKLKWFRRRITFDGVPPAPERDIRRKEATAGTVIGVYRQSTHFEDFIEPVRSSYWEPPPQAIARATMRANGNLPTTSTNSPTANSISSAASSSSTVRARVTAARSSPPAPAPIIPTGISSVSRPVSMTNVAAEADSRDKIAPHTPVDRLQQLSADDYEMPPEPNYAAPKPPVRKGVSKAKSLMNLANSLEDANGFEKRQQEVLQQHELRSPQSVEVLSDPYPRASSPIHVVPITPVPRTTSSNSLPLREDAPSPVKREVSTEPEYIVPLAAEEPFEEPIYDSFEAIFERVKARKPISPGSERSNISTRPETSSPLPNREPAEKSPQDDGVIFERVKLRNSTPPDSLRSSTTGSLSSASSPSPPPQRKPVLQVNTAASSPPPPTSPPQPKSILKKRAPPPPQIPVEATSSMVEFSNEIITAIPTPPPRSIRATTLKDAPEPSPPVTPPERKQEPPARPETSLKITNGNDHESDSDSDDDFNWDFVQKHRSSINQTVAAQTQIDPEVLRNAPASLRSGMVQPVAAVPSPRNLPEPIAQPRTLRGMRNQRAHAQLESSGRQQDAPAVQIPPPRARASDSNASETSA